In Piliocolobus tephrosceles isolate RC106 chromosome 5, ASM277652v3, whole genome shotgun sequence, a single genomic region encodes these proteins:
- the ARMT1 gene encoding damage-control phosphatase ARMT1 isoform X2: protein MYRRIHEAIIQSPPIDYFDVFKESKEQNFYESQESVIALCTHLQQLIKTIEDLDENQLKDEFFKLLQISLWGNKCDLSLSGGESSSQKTDVLNSLEDLKPFILLNDMEHLWSLLSNCKKTREKASVTRVYIVLDNSGFELVTDLVLANFLLSSELATEVHFYGKTIPWFVSDTTIHDFNWLIEQVKHGNHKWVSKCGADWEEYVEMGKWVYHDHIFWTLPHEYCAMPQVAPDLYAELQKAHLILFKGDLNYRKLTGDRKWEFSVPFHQALNGFHPAPLCTIRTLKAEIQVGLKPGQGEQLMASEPCWWTSGKYGVFQYDGPL, encoded by the exons ATGTATCGTAGAATTCATGAAGCAATTATCCAGAG TCCACCAATCGATTACTTTGATGTATTTAAAGAATCAAAAGAGCAAAATTTCTATGAGTCACAGGAATCTGTCATTGCTTTATGTACTCACCTGCAACAGTTGATAAAAACTATTGAAGACCTAGATGAAAATCAGCTGAAAGATGAGTTTTTTAAACTTCTGCAG atttcacTGTGGGGAAATAAGTGTGATCTGTCTCTCTCAGGTGGAGAAAGTAGTTCTCAGAAGACCGATGTACTAAATTCATTGGAAGACCTAAAACCTTTCATTTTATTGAATGATATGGAACATCTTTGGTCATTGCTTAGCAATtgcaagaaaacaagagaaaaagctTCTGTTACTAGAGTGTATATTGTTCTTGATAATTCTGGGTTTGAGCTTGTTACAGATTTAGTATTAGCCAACTTCTTGTTGTCCTCTGAACTGGCTACTGAGGTTCATTTTTATGGAAAAACAATTCCATGGTTTGTTTCTGATACTACTATACATGATTTTAATTGGTTAATTGAACAGGTAAAACATGGTAATCATAAGTGGGTGTCCAAGTGTGGGGCTGACTGGGAAGAGTATGTTGAAATGGGTAAATGGGTTTACCACGATCATATATTTTGGACTCTGCCTCATGAGTACTGTGCAATGCCTCAGGTTGCTCCCGACTTATATGCTGAACTACAGAAGgcacatttaattttattcaagGGTGATTTGAATTACAGGAAGTTGACAGGTGACAGAAAATGGGAGTTTTCTGTTCCATTTCATCAGGCTCTGAATGGCTTCCATCCCGCACCCCTCTGTACCATAAGAACATTAAAAGCTGAAATTCAGGTTGGTCTGAAGCCCGGGCAAGGGGAACAGCTCATGGCCTCTGAGCCCTGCTGGTGGACCAGTGGAAAGTATGGAGTATTTCAGTACGATGGTCCCCTTTGA